A stretch of the Phoenix dactylifera cultivar Barhee BC4 unplaced genomic scaffold, palm_55x_up_171113_PBpolish2nd_filt_p 000782F, whole genome shotgun sequence genome encodes the following:
- the LOC120107165 gene encoding phytosulfokine receptor 1-like, producing MGDRGDPKWFLFMHTWCLLLYFFLFFFFIPTNSQNQTCNSGDLHALQGFSSALDGGIQGWSFDSSPIDCCTWAGVLCDRPTGSERRVIGLDLQNKSLKGSLSDSLTGLDQLRWLNLSYNSLEGLVPLQLLHHPRLEHLDLSSNDLSGPIPLDVYLPSIRVFNISYNMFNGSHPILSGSTNLEEFDISFNGFVGLINPGICNSSTRIQILQFSMNAFTGGFPVGFGNCNSLVELSLYMNDITGNLPEDLFKLSSLKSLYLQENRLFGRMSTRFSNLSNLAQLDLSFNLFSGNIPNVFGSLMLEYFCAQSNSFHGSLPASLANLPSLRVLNLRNNSLSGHITLNCTAMTHLSFIDLATNSLTGPIPYNISQCVELKTLNLARNSLTGEIPISFKNLSSLSHLSLSNNSISNLSLALEILQDCPSLNSLVLTKNFFDGERMPMDGIQGFQNIEVLVIANCDLLGSIPLWLLNCRKLKVLDLSWNRLDGTIPLWIGYYDHLFYLDLSNNSFTGEIPSSFAQMKGLISPNNLQQGTTMEDFPFFIKKNMSGKGLQYNQVSSFPPSLILSNNMLVGPILPGFGDLKQLHVLDLSKNRLSGTIPDELSGMSSLETLDMSHNNLTGGIPLSLTRLNFLSSFSVAYNNLVGSIPTGGQFSTFSSTAFDGNPGLCGPRLPSCDSKAPIQTVSQGQKNKGVIIGMAVGIGLGTAFLLAIIYLFVSRTHSNSRRQEDTVKVVADANGNLESAASTLVLLFQNKDNKELSIRDILKSTDNFDQANIVGCGGFGLVFKAVLPDGSKVAIKRLSGDYGQMEKEFQAEVQALSRAQHRNLVLLQGYCRIGSDRLLIYSYMEHGSLDYWLHERQDGGSMLDWEKRLQIAQGSARGLAYLHQSCQPHILHRDIKSSNILLDENFEAHLADFGLARLILPCDTHVTTDLVGTLGYIPPEYGQSSAATFKGDIYSFGVVLLELLTGKRPVDMCRPKGGRDLISWVLQMRKEKRENEVFDPFIYDKEHDSQMKQMLEIACLCLNDSPKLRPLSHQLVAWLENIGLDGCMTK from the coding sequence ATGGGAGACAGGGGGGACCCGAAGTGGTTTCTCTTCATGCACACGTGGTGCTTGTTGTTgtatttcttcctcttcttctttttcatacCTACCAATTCCCAGAACCAGACCTGCAATTCTGGCGATTTGCATGCTTTGCAGGGCTTCTCGAGTGCCCTCGATGGAGGGATCCAAGGCTGGAGCTTTGATTCTTCTCCCATCGACTGCTGCACCTGGGCCGGCGTCTTGTGTGACCGGCCGACGGGTTCGGAAAGACGGGTGATCGGGTTGGATCTCCAGAACAAGAGCTTGAAGGGCTCCTTATCTGATTCTTTGACTGGTTTGGATCAGCTGAGATGGCTCAATCTCTCTTATAATTCTCTTGAAGGCCTTGTTCCCTTGCAGCTGCTCCATCACCCCCGGCTGGAGCACcttgatctcagctcgaatgaTCTATCCGGGCCCATCCCACTGGATGTTTACCTTCCTTCGATTCGGGTTTTCAACATTTCTTACAATATGTTCAACGGCAGCCACCCGATTCTCTCCGGGTCGACGAATCTTGAAGAGTTCGATATCAGTTTCAATGGGTTTGTGGGTCTAATCAACCCGGGCATCTGTAATTCCTCCACCCGAATTCAAATCCTTCAGTTTTCGATGAATGCCTTCACCGGCGGCTTCCCCGTGGGTTTTGGTAATTGCAATTCTCTTGTTGAGCTCTCTCTTTATATGAATGATATTACTGGGAATTTGCCTGAAGATTTGTTCAAGCTGTCATCTTTGAAGAGCTTATACCTTCAGGAGAACCGCCTGTTCGGTCGGATGAGCACAAGATTCAGTAATCTCTCTAACCTTGCTCAGTTGGATCTTTCCTTTAATCTGTTCTCAGGGAACATCCCGAATGTTTTTGGTAGCCTTATGCTCGAGTATTTTTGTGCTCAATCTAACAGTTTCCATGGCTCTTTACCTGCTTCCTTGGCTAACTTGCCCAGTCTTAGAGTGCTTAATTTAAGGAACAATTCTCTGAGTGGTCATATAACTCTCAATTGCACAGCTATGACTCACCTGAGCTTTATCGATCTTGCTACGAATTCGCTCACTGGTCCTATTCCTTATAATATATCTCAGTGTGTGGAATTGAAGACCTTGAATCTTGCTAGGAATAGTCTTACTGGTGAAATTCCCATCAGCTTCAAGAACCTCAGTTCACTGTCGCATCTCTCACTATCTAATAACAGCATCTCCAATTTGTCCTTGGCATTGGAAATTCTACAGGATTGCCCAAGCCTTAATAGTCTTGTCCTCACTAAAAATTTCTTTGATGGTGAGAGGATGCCAATGGATGGGATTCAAGGTTTTCAGAATATAGAGGTTCTTGTCATCGCAAACTGTGATCTTTTGGGGTCAATACCTCTGTGGTTGCTTAACTGCAGAAAATTGAAGGTTTTGGATTTGTCATGGAATCGCCTGGATGGGACCATCCCTTTGTGGATAGGATATTATGACCATCTATTTTACTTGGATCTCTCTAACAATTCATTCACTGGAGAAATCCCAAGTAGTTTCGCTCAGATGAAAGGCCTTATTTCTCCGAACAATTTACAGCAGGGGACCACGATGGAGGACTTTCCATTCTTTATTAAAAAGAATATGTCTGGGAAGGGATTGCAGTATAATCAGGTCAGCAGCTTCCCTCCATCCTTGATTCTGAGTAATAACATGCTTGTTGGACCAATCTTGCCTGGATTTGGGGACCTTAAGCAGCTCCACGTATTGGACCTAAGCAAGAACAGGCTCTCCGGGACAATACCAGACGAGTTATCAGGCATGTCAAGCTTGGAGACTCTGGATATGTCACACAACAATCTCACAGGAGGCATTCCTTTATCACTTACCAGGCTtaattttctatcaagtttcagTGTGGCATACAACAATTTGGTCGGGTCAATCCCAACTGGAGGCCAGTTCTCGACCTTCTCAAGTACTGCCTTCGATGGGAATCCGGGTCTCTGTGGTCCTCGTTTACCTTCCTGCGATTCCAAAGCTCCCATACAGACGGTGAGCCAGGGACAAAAGAATAAAGGTGTGATCATCGGAATGGCTGTCGGAATTGGGCTGGGAACAGCTTTTCTTCTTGCTATTATCTATTTATTTGTGTCAAGAACTCATTCCAATTCCAGAAGGCAGGAAGATACTGTAAAAGTGGTAGCAGATGCCAATGGAAACTTGGAATCAGCAGCATCTACATTGGTTCTTCTGTTTCAGAACAAGGACAACAAGGAGCTGAGCATCCGTGATATCTTGAAATCTACCGACAACTTTGACCAAGCTAATATCGTTGGGTGTGGGGGCTTTGGTCTAGTTTTTAAAGCAGTTTTACCGGATGGGAGCAAGGTTGCTATCAAGCGGCTTTCTGGTGATTATGGCCAGATGGAGAAGGAATTCCAAGCCGAGGTACAAGCTCTCTCTAGAGCTCAGCACAGAAATCTTGTTCTGCTTCAAGGATACTGCAGGATTGGAAGTGATAGACTCTTAATCTATTCATACATGGAGCATGGGAGCTTGGACTACTGGCTTCATGAAAGGCAGGATGGGGGATCCATGCTAGATTGGGAGAAAAGGCTTCAGATAGCTCAAGGATCAGCAAGGGGATTGGCATACTTGCACCAGTCATGTCAGCCCCATATACTGCACCGTGACATCAAATCAAGTAATATACTCCTTGATGAGAACTTTGAAGCTCATTTGGCTGATTTCGGGCTTGCAAGGCTTATTCTGCCGTGCGACACCCATGTAACAACAGACCTGGTTGggactttgggctacatccctCCTGAATATGGTCAATCCTCTGCTGCTACTTTCAAGGGTGACATCTATAGCTTTGGTGTTGTTCTTTTGGAGCTCCTTACTGGTAAGAGACCAGTGGATATGTGTAGACCAAAGGGTGGCAGGGATTTAATTTCCTGGGTGCTTCAGATgagaaaggagaagagggaaAATGAGGTGTTTGACCCCTTCATATATGATAAAGAGCATGATAGCCAGATGAAGCAGATGCTTGAGATTGCATGTCTTTGCCTAAATGACTCTCCAAAATTGAGGCCATTGTCCCATCAACTAGTTGCATGGCTAGAGAACATTGGTCTGGATGGCTGTATGACAAAATGA
- the LOC103699405 gene encoding uncharacterized protein LOC103699405, with the protein MAKGMLTFQMLWFTKDNYENWYIHMKAILGSQDLWEIVDKGYKESENDDSLTPTQKESLQGTRMKDWKAIMIIHQCLDDGMLQRVANATSSKQTWEILQNSNQGVDKVEKIRLQSLRSEFKALHMKESESISDYSSRVLTVINQLTRYGENVSDTRVIAKILRSLDPKFNFIVVAIEESKDLDSMTIGKLMGSLQAHEEKVVKKQETLEQMLQTKISLKEKEDCSGTGERGHGRENGRGRGRGGRGSSNKKEKKQEWYQSRRRGRGNNSRSNEGRSPSQNAEEEANYVENEEIEQTLLLACKGEENEYHDLWYLDNAASNHMCGDKSKFVELDETASGNVVFGDSSKVSIQEKAQNNWRIHQMDVKFAFLNGFLEEEVYVKQPLGYIVKGQEDKVLKLKKALYGLKQAPRAWNTKIDKYFQDNKFTKCPYEHALYTKVNDNRDIFVMIDIGLMAYYLGIEVKQMEDGIFISQEGYAKEVLKRFKMDDSNPVSTPVECGVKLSRYEDGEK; encoded by the exons ATGGCAAAGGGAATGCTTACGTTTCAAATGCTGTGGTTCACCAAGGATAACTATGAAAATTGGTATATCCATATGAAGGCAATCTTGGGATCTCAAGATTTGTGGGAGATCGTTGACAAAGGCTACAAGGAATCGGAGAACGATGATTCCTTGACTCCAACTCAAAAAGAGTCCTTACAAGGCACAAGAATGAAGGATTGGAAGGCCATCATGATCATCCATCAATGTTTGGATGATGGCATGCTACAACGAGTTGCTAATGCAACTTCTTCGAAGCAAACTTGGGAGATTCTCCAAAACTCCAATCAAGGAGTTGACAAAGTCGAGAAGATTCGTCTTCAATCTTTGCGTAGTGAATTCAAAGCCTTACATATGAAAGAATCTGAATCAATCTCAGATTACTCTTCAAGGGTGTTGACCGTCATAAATCAACTAACGAGGTACGGCGAAAATGTGAGTGATACGAGGGTTATTGCAAAAATCCTTCGTTCATTGGATCCCAAGTTCAATTTTATTGTTGTAGCCATTGAAGAGTCCAAAGATCTAGACTCCATGACAATCGGTAAACTCATGGGGTCACTACAAGCTCATGAAGAGAAGGTTGTCAAAAAGCAAGAGACTTTAGAGCAAATGTTACAAACAAAAATCTCtttgaaagagaaagaagattgTAGTGGGACAGGCGAAAGAGGTCATGGACGTGAAAATGGACGTGGTAGAGGAAGAGGTGGTCGTGGATCatccaacaaaaaagaaaagaagcaagAATGGTATCAATCAAGAAGACGTGGAAGAGGAAACAATTCGAGATCAAATGAAGGGAG AAGTCCTTCTCAAAATGCCGAAGAAGAAGCTAACTATGTTGAAAATGAAGAGATAGAGCAAACTTTGTTGTTGGCATGCAAAGGAGAAGAAAACGAATATCATGATTTATGGTATCTTGACAATGCGGCTAGCAACCACATGTGCGGTGACAAAAGCAAATTTGTGGAGCTGGATGAAACTGCAAGTGGTAATGTGGTTTTTGGAGATTCTTCCAAAGTTTCGATCCAGGAAAAAG CACAAAACAATTGGAGAatccatcaaatggatgtgaagtttGCTTTCTTGAATGGTTTTCTTGAAGAAGAGGTTTATGTGAAACAACCTTTGGGATATATTGTGAAAGGGCAAGaagataaagttttgaaattaaaGAAAGCCTTGTATGGCTTGAAGCAAGCACCAAGAGCCTGGAATACCAAAATTGACAAGTATTTCCAAGACAACAAGTTCACCAAATGTCCTTATGAGCATGCCCTTTACACAAAGGTCAATGATAATAGAGATATATTCGTG ATGATAGACATTGGCCTTATGGCTTACTACCTGGGCATTGAAGTGAAGCAAATGGAAGATGGAATTTTCATCTCTCAAGAAGGTTATGCTAAAGAAGTTCTCAAAAGGTTCAAGATGGATGATAGCAACCCGGTGAGCACTCCCGTGGAATGTGGAGTCAAATTATCAAGATATGAAGATGGAGAAAAG